A section of the Dehalobacter sp. DCM genome encodes:
- a CDS encoding recombinase family protein has translation MQTATAKKKSISLIPSLPEYDRSIKPQFKALRVAAYCRVSTTLEQQETSYEAQVSYYTEKIKSNPNWKLAGIYADDGKSATNTKKRDDFNTMIEDCMAGKIDMVITKSVSRFARNTVDSLQNIRKLKEMNVAVFFEKEGVNTLEGTGELLITILSSQAQEESRNLSENTRWGLVRRFENGIVSVNHNKFLGYTKDKNSELVIVPKEAELVRRIFRLYLEGSSIIQITKILESEGITTVTGLTKWCPGVIEKMLSNEKYMGDVLQQKTYTIDFLTKKRVKNKGIVPQYYIEDDHEAIIPKELYYQVQEEKARRASLSKTAAARRAKQENEKEKSKYSSKFALTDIMVCKECGQPYRRQVWSKYGQKSAVWRCENRLKNGTKNCKYSPTFKEEVLHDAIMTAINNVVENRGEFVGAFRENVIRVIGSHSTKNVTTEYDGQIEKLQAEMLVLIEENAKQGSITEDFDEQYHRIAEQINDLKQKKLELVREQKIATDIQQRLDDMDVCLKKTTCEVREFDNDLVRRLLQSIKAVKDDLIEIQFKSGIVMNQRVSYFDF, from the coding sequence ATGCAGACAGCGACAGCAAAAAAGAAAAGCATATCCCTTATACCTTCCCTACCGGAGTATGACAGGAGCATAAAACCTCAGTTTAAAGCCCTGCGGGTGGCGGCATACTGCCGTGTCAGCACCACGCTGGAGCAGCAGGAAACCAGCTACGAAGCCCAGGTTTCCTACTATACCGAAAAAATCAAGAGCAATCCCAACTGGAAGCTCGCCGGAATCTATGCGGATGACGGTAAAAGCGCCACAAACACCAAAAAGCGAGATGACTTCAACACCATGATCGAGGACTGCATGGCCGGAAAAATCGACATGGTCATCACCAAGTCGGTCAGCCGCTTTGCCAGAAACACGGTGGACAGCCTGCAGAACATTCGCAAGCTCAAGGAAATGAACGTTGCCGTCTTCTTCGAAAAAGAAGGGGTGAATACGCTGGAGGGAACCGGCGAGCTTTTAATAACCATCCTGAGCAGCCAGGCGCAGGAGGAAAGCCGGAACCTTAGTGAAAACACCCGGTGGGGTCTTGTCAGACGATTTGAGAACGGCATCGTCTCGGTCAACCATAATAAGTTTTTAGGCTACACCAAGGATAAGAATAGCGAGTTGGTCATCGTACCGAAGGAAGCAGAGCTGGTCAGACGGATTTTCCGGCTTTACCTTGAAGGAAGCAGCATCATACAGATTACTAAGATATTAGAGTCAGAAGGCATCACCACCGTCACCGGACTGACCAAATGGTGCCCCGGCGTCATCGAAAAAATGCTGAGCAACGAAAAATACATGGGCGACGTCCTACAGCAGAAAACCTATACCATCGATTTTCTCACCAAAAAGCGGGTGAAGAACAAAGGCATCGTCCCCCAGTATTACATAGAGGATGACCACGAGGCCATCATCCCCAAAGAGCTTTATTATCAGGTGCAGGAGGAAAAAGCACGGAGGGCGAGCCTAAGCAAAACTGCGGCAGCCCGAAGGGCAAAGCAGGAAAATGAAAAGGAGAAAAGTAAATACAGTTCCAAGTTCGCCCTGACCGACATTATGGTGTGCAAGGAATGCGGCCAGCCGTACCGTAGGCAGGTATGGTCAAAATACGGTCAAAAAAGCGCCGTTTGGCGATGTGAGAACCGCCTGAAGAATGGAACCAAGAACTGCAAGTACTCCCCCACGTTCAAAGAGGAAGTCCTTCATGACGCCATAATGACTGCCATTAACAATGTAGTGGAAAACCGCGGCGAGTTTGTCGGCGCCTTCCGCGAGAACGTCATACGGGTCATTGGCAGCCACTCCACAAAAAATGTGACTACCGAATATGACGGACAAATTGAAAAGCTGCAGGCTGAAATGCTGGTTTTAATAGAGGAAAATGCTAAGCAAGGCTCCATAACGGAGGATTTTGATGAGCAATACCATAGAATAGCAGAGCAGATCAACGACCTTAAGCAGAAAAAGCTGGAGCTGGTGCGGGAGCAGAAAATAGCGACTGATATTCAGCAGAGGCTCGACGATATGGATGTCTGCCTGAAGAAAACTACCTGCGAGGTCAGAGAGTTTGACAACGACCTCGTCAGGAGGCTCCTGCAGAGCATCAAGGCTGTCAAGGATGATCTGATAGAGATCCAATTCAAATCCGGAATAGTGATGAATCAGCGAGTTTCATACTTCGATTTTTAA
- a CDS encoding single-stranded DNA-binding protein: MANVNGLLEIAIDETSNINPGEIFLLRDLFKGYEWNRISRSDRLLLGTLFLNYINSVNNEVTPIEKTSSGQQRYKKSTDKQDVFEGAAHQ; the protein is encoded by the coding sequence ATGGCAAATGTCAATGGCCTATTAGAAATTGCAATAGATGAAACATCTAACATAAATCCTGGTGAAATCTTTTTGTTAAGAGATTTATTCAAGGGTTATGAATGGAATAGAATATCTAGAAGTGACCGTCTATTGTTAGGTACATTATTCCTTAACTATATCAATTCAGTAAATAACGAGGTAACCCCTATAGAGAAGACTTCTTCTGGTCAGCAAAGATATAAAAAATCCACTGATAAGCAGGATGTTTTTGAGGGGGCGGCTCATCAATGA
- a CDS encoding ABC-three component system protein has translation MKNVKLSNTHVPDKVYAYSLQVRHMMYELLDCKDGDAVSVEVFDDIGVEKSDGTKEAIQAKSALSSRNPVSDRATDLWKTLYNWLVALQEKEINIECTKCKLLITVDKHGGIVDSFNNATTVEEANKVWETAKNEFYDEKGIEKKLGDEYADYIRAFFSNKSKSDACNVIKKFKLETLAKKHTEVLYERFEEKAFIAKNSLDIMFVYMLGWIDKRTAELAEDRKPMIIYSKDFRNELTAKYREVNQKLSLVEIAPKPSENMINDELEAFRVYVEQLDIVDCDYTDKIEAVSDYLRASANRTAWAEKGDISKDAISSFSEELIRIWNNKKKILDIIQKTSEESERGKLLYFECKDKQVDMGTFVAPSFFTSGCFHTLADDESIGWHPEYKKVLKERRSKNGESL, from the coding sequence ATGAAGAATGTTAAATTAAGTAATACTCATGTACCAGATAAAGTTTATGCTTATTCACTGCAGGTCAGACATATGATGTACGAACTACTTGACTGTAAAGATGGAGATGCTGTTAGTGTTGAGGTCTTCGATGACATCGGGGTGGAAAAATCAGATGGAACAAAGGAAGCTATACAGGCAAAAAGTGCATTATCAAGTAGAAACCCTGTTTCAGATCGAGCTACTGATTTGTGGAAAACATTGTATAATTGGTTAGTTGCTCTACAAGAAAAAGAGATCAATATCGAATGTACAAAATGTAAGTTGCTGATTACTGTAGATAAACATGGCGGTATTGTTGACTCTTTTAATAATGCTACTACGGTAGAAGAAGCCAATAAAGTTTGGGAAACAGCAAAAAACGAGTTTTATGACGAAAAAGGAATTGAAAAGAAACTTGGAGATGAATATGCAGATTACATTCGTGCATTCTTTTCTAATAAGAGCAAGTCAGATGCCTGTAATGTTATTAAAAAGTTTAAACTCGAAACGTTAGCTAAAAAGCATACTGAAGTTTTATATGAAAGATTTGAGGAAAAAGCTTTTATTGCAAAAAATTCACTCGATATAATGTTTGTTTACATGTTGGGTTGGATTGACAAACGAACTGCTGAATTAGCAGAAGATAGAAAGCCAATGATCATATACAGCAAAGATTTTAGAAATGAATTAACAGCTAAATATCGAGAAGTTAATCAAAAATTAAGCTTAGTTGAAATAGCCCCAAAGCCATCGGAAAATATGATAAACGACGAATTGGAAGCATTTCGTGTATATGTTGAACAATTAGATATTGTGGATTGTGATTATACGGATAAAATAGAGGCTGTTAGTGATTATTTACGTGCATCAGCAAACAGGACAGCCTGGGCAGAAAAAGGAGACATTAGTAAAGATGCAATCTCATCATTTTCTGAAGAATTAATTAGAATCTGGAATAACAAGAAGAAAATATTAGATATTATACAAAAAACCTCAGAGGAAAGTGAAAGAGGTAAGTTACTATATTTTGAATGTAAAGATAAGCAAGTAGATATGGGAACTTTTGTTGCTCCCTCCTTTTTTACGTCAGGATGTTTTCATACCTTAGCAGATGACGAAAGTATAGGATGGCATCCAGAGTACAAGAAGGTTTTAAAAGAGAGGAGGAGTAAGAATGGGGAATCTCTCTAA
- a CDS encoding three component ABC system middle component, with translation MGNLSKEFENVQNPALGAYIIWNFSRGYYEYNSSFIPFQLFFVVLPIIFRADLVDIITSTQKQSGLRYFADKFLTTKVLKNDMVSHIHKASEGTKLLTLKSLQIAIHANLISLDAESALLFPITISEKKSESASVIRLGKAAEKLGNWCARLTMHEISQILKVRF, from the coding sequence ATGGGGAATCTCTCTAAAGAATTTGAGAACGTACAAAATCCAGCGCTAGGTGCATATATAATATGGAATTTTTCAAGGGGTTATTACGAATACAACTCTTCATTTATACCATTTCAATTATTTTTTGTTGTGCTACCAATTATTTTTAGAGCCGATTTAGTCGATATTATTACATCAACGCAAAAACAATCAGGGTTAAGATATTTTGCAGATAAGTTCCTTACTACTAAAGTATTAAAAAATGATATGGTTTCTCATATACATAAGGCTAGTGAAGGGACAAAACTTCTTACATTAAAGTCACTGCAAATTGCAATTCATGCTAATCTCATTTCGTTAGATGCAGAAAGTGCATTACTATTCCCAATAACTATTTCTGAAAAGAAAAGTGAATCTGCCTCCGTAATACGGTTAGGAAAGGCAGCTGAAAAACTAGGTAACTGGTGTGCAAGATTAACTATGCACGAAATATCTCAAATATTGAAAGTGAGGTTTTAG
- a CDS encoding DUF3732 domain-containing protein, with amino-acid sequence MDFQIKKLILWPKKQEYDFKEIEFELNQINIITGASRTGKSAIIPIIDYCLGSGSCYIPVKTIRNACSWFGILISSNGSEILLARKEPGLQKSTDDMFLMEGKSVEIPSQVIKNTTRQNVKHFLDESAKLSFLDIEADTNNQFFGRPSFRDLMAFCFQPQNIVANANTLFYKADTTEHRTKLINIFPYILGAVTPEILAKRQQINDLTRELNRKQRDLQKLKDVSEKWKIEINGWVSLAKEYGIISNLKTDELAFDDQVNLLKELINKNSSDANIDSEKIIAASHEMIDLRKEESSVAMELTKSKSRYTEMSQLFDSLDTYRNSLSIQVERLNISKWLRSLSEQSSACPICGTTNVKDGVLEQLYNNLEKLEDETGYTKAIPAAFEREYENVKKEIGILSERLSAVQKRIKIQSEVKNASENEKYTLDGISRFLGKVQYASETFDLLGTDSALIDAINRVQKDLDDLKKQVDEIAIEKKIDTAIRTVSSNTMKLIPLLDSERPNDPIKVDYKNLTVIVSSDDGRDDYLWEIGSGSNWLAYHIAATLAFQIFFSNTAMSSVPNFIVYDQPSQVYFPQKIAAKEDDKELDPTLDDEDRLAVEKIFKTMASAMAMANKPVQIIVLEHADESVWGKVERVHEVCEWRGENQKLIPKEWID; translated from the coding sequence ATGGATTTTCAAATAAAAAAGTTGATTTTATGGCCTAAAAAGCAAGAATACGATTTTAAAGAAATTGAATTTGAACTAAATCAAATCAACATTATTACTGGTGCTTCCAGAACGGGAAAATCTGCTATAATACCGATTATCGATTACTGCCTTGGTTCAGGCAGTTGCTATATTCCTGTTAAAACTATTCGTAATGCATGTAGTTGGTTTGGTATATTAATTTCATCAAATGGAAGTGAAATATTATTAGCAAGAAAAGAACCTGGGCTACAAAAGTCAACGGATGATATGTTTTTAATGGAGGGTAAATCGGTAGAAATACCATCGCAAGTGATTAAGAATACTACTAGGCAGAATGTAAAACATTTTTTGGATGAATCGGCTAAATTATCATTTCTAGATATTGAGGCAGATACCAATAATCAGTTTTTTGGACGTCCATCATTTAGAGACTTAATGGCATTTTGCTTTCAACCTCAAAATATAGTTGCAAATGCAAATACACTATTCTATAAAGCAGACACCACAGAACATCGAACAAAATTAATTAACATTTTTCCATATATTCTAGGGGCTGTGACACCGGAAATTTTAGCTAAACGTCAACAAATTAACGATCTGACAAGAGAATTAAACAGAAAACAAAGAGACTTGCAGAAGCTAAAGGATGTATCTGAGAAGTGGAAGATTGAAATCAACGGATGGGTAAGTCTAGCTAAAGAGTATGGAATCATTAGCAACCTAAAAACTGATGAATTGGCATTTGATGATCAAGTCAATTTGCTCAAGGAACTAATAAATAAAAATTCTTCAGATGCAAATATTGATAGTGAAAAGATCATTGCTGCTTCACATGAAATGATAGATTTAAGAAAAGAAGAAAGTTCTGTTGCTATGGAATTGACAAAATCAAAAAGTCGTTATACAGAGATGTCTCAACTTTTTGATAGTTTGGATACATATAGAAATTCTTTGTCAATTCAAGTAGAACGTTTAAATATTTCAAAATGGCTTCGTTCATTAAGTGAACAAAGCAGTGCTTGTCCTATTTGTGGAACTACAAATGTTAAGGATGGTGTTCTTGAGCAACTTTATAATAATCTAGAAAAGCTGGAAGATGAAACTGGTTATACAAAGGCTATTCCTGCAGCTTTTGAAAGAGAATACGAAAATGTAAAGAAGGAAATAGGCATATTAAGTGAGCGCTTATCAGCAGTACAAAAAAGAATCAAAATTCAGAGCGAAGTGAAAAATGCATCTGAAAATGAGAAATATACATTAGACGGCATTTCTAGATTTTTGGGTAAGGTTCAATATGCCAGCGAAACATTTGATTTATTAGGAACAGATAGTGCATTAATAGATGCAATTAATCGAGTGCAGAAGGATTTAGATGACCTAAAAAAACAAGTAGATGAAATTGCAATTGAAAAAAAGATTGATACCGCTATTAGGACTGTATCATCTAATACTATGAAATTAATTCCTTTACTTGATTCGGAAAGACCTAATGATCCAATAAAAGTAGATTATAAGAACTTAACAGTAATAGTTTCATCAGATGATGGACGCGATGATTATTTATGGGAAATTGGTAGTGGATCTAATTGGCTTGCATATCATATTGCAGCAACATTAGCTTTTCAAATATTCTTTAGTAATACGGCAATGTCATCAGTTCCTAATTTTATTGTTTATGATCAGCCAAGCCAAGTTTATTTTCCCCAAAAAATAGCTGCTAAAGAAGATGACAAAGAACTTGACCCAACATTGGATGATGAAGATAGGCTTGCTGTAGAAAAAATATTTAAAACTATGGCTTCTGCAATGGCAATGGCTAATAAACCAGTGCAAATTATAGTATTGGAGCATGCAGATGAAAGTGTATGGGGAAAGGTTGAGAGAGTACATGAAGTATGCGAATGGAGAGGCGAAAACCAGAAGTTAATACCAAAAGAATGGATTGATTAA
- a CDS encoding ParA family protein, whose product MCKIITVANQKGGVSKTTSVRNLAYSLGELGLRVLAVDYDPQSNLSASLVLEDTHEIGTTIANLMTMAMDEEKLPSKSEYVYRRGKLDFIPNDIHLSVVESNLRLEMGSEKLLFNILEPLCKDYDYILIDTNPSLGPLTINALSAADSVLITINPEFYATIGLQDLTKTILKIKRRINPKIEFEGILMTMCDMQTNLHKEVSAEVNEAYRGGMRVFKTSIPRSIRVGEANRCGMSIMEYDPKSKAGLAYMEFAKELSGYAG is encoded by the coding sequence ATGTGCAAAATAATTACGGTTGCAAATCAGAAAGGTGGTGTATCAAAAACAACTAGTGTTCGCAACCTGGCCTACTCCCTTGGGGAGTTAGGCCTTCGTGTTTTGGCGGTTGACTATGATCCCCAGTCCAATTTATCAGCTTCCCTTGTGTTGGAAGATACCCATGAAATTGGCACAACGATAGCAAATTTAATGACAATGGCAATGGATGAGGAAAAACTGCCGTCTAAGAGTGAGTATGTTTACCGGCGTGGGAAACTTGACTTTATCCCCAATGACATCCATTTGTCGGTTGTCGAATCCAATCTGCGGTTGGAGATGGGAAGCGAAAAATTGCTTTTCAACATTCTTGAGCCTTTGTGTAAGGACTATGACTATATCCTCATTGATACAAATCCCTCCCTTGGCCCGCTGACAATCAACGCCCTTTCCGCAGCAGACAGCGTTCTCATTACAATCAACCCTGAGTTTTACGCAACCATAGGGCTCCAGGATCTGACCAAGACCATTCTGAAAATAAAACGCAGGATTAACCCTAAAATTGAATTTGAGGGTATCCTTATGACCATGTGCGATATGCAGACAAATCTGCACAAAGAAGTCAGCGCGGAAGTGAATGAAGCATACCGGGGAGGCATGAGAGTTTTCAAGACCTCCATTCCTCGCTCCATCAGGGTGGGCGAAGCAAACCGCTGCGGAATGAGCATCATGGAATACGACCCCAAATCCAAAGCCGGACTTGCATACATGGAATTTGCAAAGGAGTTGAGTGGGTATGCCGGATAG